The following proteins come from a genomic window of Nostoc sp. TCL26-01:
- a CDS encoding S8 family peptidase, with amino-acid sequence MRKLILLCLFFIGLVSAVFGFLNFQGLAAKGEFQTILLDFREDIPAEVIKQDLQAIAQQYNVTPQLDNKFSESDHVYIIKGDRQRLQALQKSAFAKATEIIEPNYIYHLTPPAKPVWLGEILSPQQDEQKYTPSLTAPNDEYYSKQWNLHKIGIEGAWSQTKGSGVTVAVIDTGITKVLDLQQTKFVQGYDFVNDRETATDDNGHGTHVAGTVAQSTNNKYGVAGVAYEASLMPLKVLSAYGGGTVADIAEAIKFAADKGADVINMSLGGGGESQLLKQAIDYAHNKGVVIIGAAGNENANSASYPARYPHVIGVSAFGPDGEKAPYSNFGAGVDISAPGGTDAGAILQETINEQGEGVFLGLQGTSMAAPHVAGVAALIKASGVKEPDEIFNVLKQSARAIQDDGLNYYGAGQLNAEAAVKLAANGQISFQDFFRWLRDNGYLNPRFWFDGGAVALIPKILMVLGSYLLAWFLRVYFPFTWSWSLSSGLIFGSSGLFFLKGIYIFDLPQWPFRILGSSIPELGNSLQGTDALNPIFASVLIPIVLIALLLGHPTGKWFAVGSTLGVAACLTVSAVIDPAVWGLGNDNLARIFLITNALLCYGLARLALKNEEQTA; translated from the coding sequence ATGAGAAAACTTATATTATTATGCTTGTTTTTCATCGGGCTGGTATCTGCTGTATTTGGTTTCCTGAATTTTCAGGGACTGGCAGCTAAAGGCGAATTTCAAACAATTTTGTTGGATTTTCGGGAAGATATTCCAGCAGAGGTGATCAAGCAGGATTTACAAGCGATCGCTCAACAATACAATGTTACGCCCCAATTAGATAATAAATTCTCCGAGTCGGATCATGTTTATATTATCAAAGGCGATCGCCAGCGACTCCAAGCACTGCAAAAATCTGCCTTTGCTAAAGCTACTGAAATCATTGAGCCAAATTACATCTATCATCTGACTCCACCAGCTAAACCCGTCTGGCTGGGAGAAATTTTGTCACCCCAACAAGATGAGCAAAAATACACTCCCTCATTAACTGCCCCCAACGACGAATACTATAGCAAACAGTGGAACCTCCACAAAATCGGCATTGAAGGTGCATGGAGTCAAACCAAAGGCAGTGGGGTAACTGTAGCAGTCATTGACACGGGTATTACCAAAGTCCTCGACTTACAACAAACCAAATTTGTCCAAGGTTATGATTTCGTCAACGATCGCGAAACCGCTACAGACGACAATGGACATGGTACTCATGTGGCTGGTACTGTCGCTCAATCCACCAATAATAAATATGGTGTAGCTGGAGTTGCTTACGAAGCTAGCCTCATGCCCTTGAAAGTACTGAGTGCCTATGGTGGCGGTACTGTTGCTGATATTGCCGAAGCCATTAAATTTGCTGCTGATAAAGGCGCAGATGTGATTAACATGAGCTTGGGTGGTGGTGGTGAGAGTCAATTACTCAAACAAGCCATAGACTATGCTCACAATAAAGGTGTGGTGATTATTGGGGCTGCGGGTAATGAAAATGCCAATTCCGCTTCCTATCCCGCCCGTTACCCCCATGTTATCGGCGTTTCCGCTTTTGGCCCCGATGGCGAAAAAGCCCCCTATTCTAACTTTGGTGCTGGCGTTGATATTTCTGCCCCTGGGGGGACGGATGCAGGCGCAATTCTGCAAGAAACTATCAATGAACAAGGCGAAGGAGTATTTTTAGGACTCCAAGGTACGAGTATGGCTGCTCCTCACGTGGCAGGTGTAGCGGCTTTAATCAAAGCCAGTGGCGTGAAAGAACCAGATGAAATTTTTAACGTCCTCAAGCAGTCAGCACGAGCCATTCAAGACGATGGACTCAACTACTACGGTGCAGGACAACTCAACGCCGAAGCCGCAGTGAAACTAGCCGCCAATGGACAAATCAGTTTCCAAGATTTCTTCCGTTGGCTAAGAGATAACGGCTATCTCAACCCCCGCTTCTGGTTCGATGGTGGTGCTGTCGCCCTCATACCCAAGATATTAATGGTACTTGGTTCCTACTTACTAGCTTGGTTTTTACGAGTTTACTTCCCCTTCACTTGGAGTTGGTCTTTATCCAGTGGCTTAATTTTCGGGAGTTCTGGCTTATTCTTTCTCAAAGGCATCTATATATTTGACTTACCCCAGTGGCCTTTCCGAATTTTAGGCAGTTCCATTCCCGAATTAGGCAATAGCTTACAGGGAACCGACGCATTGAATCCCATATTTGCCAGTGTGTTGATTCCTATTGTGTTAATAGCATTACTACTAGGTCATCCCACCGGAAAATGGTTTGCTGTTGGTTCTACCCTTGGTGTTGCAGCTTGCTTAACAGTCAGTGCAGTCATAGACCCAGCCGTTTGGGGTTTAGGTAATGATAACTTAGCTCGTATATTTCTCATTACCAACGCCCTACTTTGTTATGGACTAGCTCGTTTAGCCTTGAAAAACGAAGAACAAACAGCATAG
- a CDS encoding thioredoxin family protein, with translation MSLAVIKFSSEECGICHKMSFYDQKVSEELGLQFIDVKMQDTATYRKYRQILLTQYPDKSEMGWPTYIICESPEGEFKIIGEVKGGHPKGEFRTRIQQVLDAAASV, from the coding sequence ATGAGTTTAGCTGTCATTAAATTTTCTTCTGAAGAGTGCGGCATCTGCCACAAAATGTCTTTTTACGACCAAAAAGTATCTGAAGAACTGGGTTTACAATTTATCGATGTCAAAATGCAAGATACGGCGACTTATCGCAAGTATCGTCAGATTTTGCTCACCCAGTATCCTGACAAATCGGAAATGGGATGGCCTACCTATATTATCTGTGAGTCTCCCGAAGGAGAATTTAAAATCATCGGTGAAGTTAAGGGCGGTCATCCAAAAGGAGAGTTTAGAACCCGCATCCAGCAGGTTCTCGATGCCGCAGCTAGTGTATGA
- the hetF gene encoding cell division protein HetF has protein sequence MTQEFHLSVTPVGQNDYLVRTEQVAPGVPLAEELVTWPVDDWLANAGNLMNDPLRSVLQGDGIVSDQPEVFPSTSTENKNSRNSVNLVALGQQFYNALFQGTLRDSWITAQGIAQNHQQVLRLRLGLKDTRLARLPWEVMHAGDRPLATGPYIAFSRYQSGISSVSRLPSTNRHNFPEDGVVRVLMVLASPPDQVSLDLLKQEAIRLQAELNRQLPRSVEGSNYLPEIALTLLDQPGREELTQALEQGRFHVLHYSGHSNLGANGGQIYLVSSRTGLTETLSGDDLAGLLVNNNIRMAVFNSCWGTYTATNTVKDTGERNLTDSLVRRGIQSVLAMSERIPDEVALTLTQLFYRNLSQGYPVDLCVSRVRQGLISAYGSHQMYWALPILYLQPECDGFLSPKVSAATSVNSLDEYSSSSAASNTAIYSGVVDDTQIEMSLPIEDPIPSHLVRDTSGLDWLGEETWGDLVDEIEYDDPSYAEDSAFVSDLFRQLDQQSIGNTEPDFTREMGQSVPENRPIAPTPRQDFSSTVTPTTNETPPSLPQNLENFRLQAARDRVRRQRWTIAGIVGAGAIATLITLSLWWQNRQSSQVADIPPIPTQSSPSINQQPIDLTQMSTALVTATATEKLNQGDLNAGLAAVEELLNRNALEPAQIALNLIPSTAEKPASINFLKGRLVWQFIQTGDKKYSIDDARRYWETAVKANPDSFIYTNALGFAYYAEGNLNRANDSWFKALNLALKQQNTNASTGVSLNKAVPHDALTSYAGLALGLYKSARNLSADKQAQYMNEAIKLRQTVLKQDPINFQIDKLSQNWLWTEKSLQDWRSLLQQKSTGE, from the coding sequence GTGACCCAGGAATTTCATCTATCTGTAACGCCAGTAGGGCAAAATGACTACTTGGTGCGGACGGAACAAGTCGCGCCGGGAGTGCCATTGGCGGAAGAATTGGTGACTTGGCCTGTGGATGATTGGTTGGCAAATGCTGGAAATTTGATGAATGATCCTTTAAGATCCGTGTTGCAAGGAGATGGAATAGTCTCCGATCAACCGGAGGTTTTTCCTAGCACTAGCACTGAAAATAAAAACAGTAGAAATTCAGTTAATTTAGTAGCATTAGGTCAGCAATTTTACAATGCGCTGTTCCAAGGTACTCTTAGAGATAGTTGGATTACTGCTCAAGGAATTGCCCAGAACCATCAACAAGTTTTGCGTCTACGTTTAGGCCTCAAGGATACAAGATTAGCACGTCTGCCGTGGGAAGTGATGCACGCAGGCGATCGCCCCCTGGCAACTGGCCCCTACATTGCTTTCTCTCGTTATCAAAGTGGTATCTCATCAGTATCTCGTTTACCTTCTACCAATAGACACAATTTTCCTGAAGATGGTGTGGTTAGGGTTTTGATGGTACTCGCATCACCTCCAGATCAAGTTAGTTTGGATTTACTTAAGCAAGAGGCTATTAGACTACAAGCTGAATTAAACCGTCAGCTACCCAGAAGTGTCGAAGGTAGTAATTATTTACCAGAAATTGCACTGACTTTATTAGATCAGCCAGGGAGAGAGGAATTAACTCAAGCTTTAGAACAAGGAAGATTCCACGTTTTACACTACTCTGGGCATAGTAATTTAGGCGCAAATGGTGGTCAAATATATTTAGTCAGTAGTCGCACTGGTTTAACAGAAACCCTTAGTGGCGATGATTTGGCAGGCTTACTAGTCAATAACAATATCCGCATGGCGGTGTTTAACTCCTGTTGGGGTACATACACAGCTACCAATACTGTTAAGGATACAGGGGAACGAAACCTGACAGATAGCTTAGTCAGACGGGGGATTCAAAGTGTACTGGCTATGTCAGAACGCATTCCCGATGAAGTGGCGTTGACACTCACACAATTGTTTTACCGTAATTTGAGTCAGGGGTATCCGGTAGATTTGTGCGTGAGTCGAGTACGTCAGGGATTAATTTCTGCTTATGGTTCCCATCAGATGTACTGGGCATTACCAATTTTATATCTCCAGCCAGAGTGTGATGGTTTCCTCAGTCCTAAAGTTTCTGCGGCTACCAGTGTTAATTCATTAGATGAATATAGTTCGTCTTCGGCTGCAAGTAACACAGCTATTTACTCTGGTGTGGTGGATGACACACAAATAGAAATGTCTTTACCCATTGAAGATCCGATTCCCTCTCATTTGGTGCGAGATACTTCTGGGTTGGACTGGTTAGGAGAAGAAACTTGGGGCGATTTGGTCGATGAAATTGAGTATGATGACCCAAGTTATGCGGAAGATTCTGCTTTTGTGTCTGATTTATTTCGCCAATTAGATCAGCAAAGCATCGGTAATACAGAACCAGATTTTACCAGGGAAATGGGGCAATCTGTACCAGAAAATAGACCGATCGCTCCTACACCCAGGCAGGATTTTTCTAGCACAGTCACACCTACAACAAATGAGACTCCCCCTAGCCTACCTCAAAATTTAGAGAATTTTCGCCTCCAGGCAGCGAGGGATCGCGTCCGTCGTCAACGTTGGACGATCGCTGGTATTGTGGGGGCAGGTGCGATCGCTACGCTGATTACTTTGAGTTTGTGGTGGCAAAATCGCCAATCATCTCAAGTAGCCGACATACCACCTATTCCTACTCAATCTTCACCTAGTATCAATCAGCAGCCAATTGACTTAACACAAATGTCTACAGCACTTGTCACGGCAACTGCTACAGAAAAGTTGAATCAAGGAGATTTAAACGCTGGTTTGGCAGCTGTGGAAGAATTACTTAATCGCAATGCTCTCGAACCAGCACAAATAGCCCTAAATTTAATCCCATCAACAGCAGAAAAACCAGCATCTATTAATTTTCTCAAAGGGCGATTAGTTTGGCAATTTATCCAAACAGGTGACAAGAAATATAGCATTGATGATGCTCGTCGTTATTGGGAAACGGCGGTAAAAGCTAATCCAGATTCTTTTATTTATACAAATGCTTTAGGATTTGCTTACTATGCCGAAGGGAATTTAAATCGGGCTAATGATTCTTGGTTTAAAGCTTTAAATTTAGCACTCAAACAACAAAATACAAATGCTTCTACAGGCGTATCTCTCAATAAAGCTGTACCTCATGATGCTCTAACTTCCTATGCAGGTTTAGCGCTTGGCTTATATAAATCTGCTCGGAATTTATCTGCTGATAAACAAGCACAATATATGAATGAAGCGATTAAATTACGGCAAACAGTCCTCAAACAAGATCCGATTAATTTTCAAATCGATAAATTGAGCCAGAATTGGTTGTGGACAGAAAAAAGTTTACAAGATTGGCGATCGCTTCTCCAGCAAAAAAGTACTGGGGAGTGA
- a CDS encoding ATP-binding protein — protein sequence MLATYSMESANDLSLQLDSTLQELPVWEVEIEVHLTGNKLMRLFEDEPLLPGIILTKNQEFVGMISRQKFFEHMSRPYSFGLFAMRPLESLYNFLQPEFFVLSEETLIVDATQLTLQRSPEFVYEPILSKNSTGKYGIIDFHQLLLANSQIHSLTLARLEQVQEQSQVAKAGFRNLKNNYTRLLQNEKMAALGQLVAGIAHEVNNPINFIAGNLHHAMDYSQELLSLISLYQKFYPHPGADIQNAIAKSELEFIKTDLPHLLKSMESGCDRITQIVLALRNFSRLDESEIKSVDIHEGINSTLLILQNRLKNYQNHLNIRVIKEYGKLPLVDCYAGLLNQVFMNILANAIDALEESIVKNPQLFIQPQIMIRTELSEDQQAVISIADNGMGIPLDVKKQLFDPFFTTKPIGKGTGLGLSICYQIIVEKHGGQMLCVSKVGQGAEFIMKIPVKRNG from the coding sequence ATGCTAGCTACTTATAGCATGGAAAGTGCTAATGATTTGAGCCTGCAATTAGATTCGACTTTACAAGAATTGCCAGTGTGGGAGGTGGAAATTGAGGTACATCTCACTGGCAACAAATTAATGAGACTTTTTGAAGATGAGCCTCTATTACCAGGAATTATCTTGACTAAAAACCAAGAATTTGTAGGGATGATTTCACGACAGAAATTTTTTGAACATATGAGTCGTCCTTACAGTTTTGGTTTGTTTGCTATGCGCCCACTTGAAAGTCTCTATAACTTTCTCCAACCAGAATTTTTCGTCCTTTCTGAAGAGACTTTAATTGTAGACGCAACTCAATTAACATTGCAGCGATCGCCTGAATTTGTTTACGAACCAATTCTGAGCAAAAATTCGACGGGAAAGTATGGAATCATTGATTTTCACCAGCTACTCTTAGCTAATTCTCAAATTCATAGTCTGACACTTGCTAGATTAGAACAAGTACAAGAACAATCCCAAGTCGCTAAGGCTGGGTTTCGTAATTTGAAAAATAACTATACGCGACTATTACAAAATGAAAAAATGGCTGCTTTAGGTCAACTAGTTGCAGGTATTGCTCACGAAGTTAATAATCCTATCAATTTTATTGCTGGTAATCTGCATCATGCTATGGATTATAGTCAGGAATTACTAAGTCTTATCAGTCTTTATCAAAAGTTTTATCCTCACCCAGGAGCTGATATTCAAAATGCGATCGCTAAGAGTGAATTAGAGTTTATCAAAACCGATTTACCTCATCTCTTAAAGTCTATGGAGAGTGGTTGCGATCGCATTACGCAAATTGTGCTGGCTTTACGAAATTTCTCTCGTTTAGATGAGTCAGAAATCAAAAGTGTTGATATACATGAAGGAATTAATAGCACTCTATTAATTTTACAAAATCGGCTGAAGAATTATCAAAACCATCTCAACATTAGAGTGATTAAAGAATATGGGAAACTTCCGCTAGTTGACTGCTATGCTGGCTTACTCAATCAGGTATTCATGAATATCTTGGCAAATGCTATTGATGCGTTGGAAGAATCAATAGTCAAAAATCCTCAACTATTCATCCAACCACAAATTATGATTCGGACTGAACTGAGTGAGGATCAGCAAGCAGTGATTAGCATCGCTGATAATGGTATGGGGATTCCTCTTGATGTCAAAAAGCAATTGTTTGATCCATTTTTCACAACTAAACCTATTGGTAAGGGTACTGGTTTAGGCTTATCTATCTGCTA